The DNA region ggggtcttcattttggaaggaGTTAGAAAGTCcaatttctttataaaattttttttaatatttattttatttatttattcccttttgttgtccttgttgtctttttattgttgtagttattattgttgttgtctttgttggataggacagagagaaatggagagaggaggggaagacagagggggagagaaagacagacacctgcagacctgcttcaccacctgtgaagcgactcccctgcagttggggagccggagttcgaaccgggatccttatgccggtccttgcgctttgcgccacctgcacttaacccgctgtgctacagcccgactcccgaatgtcCAATTTCTAATGAGTCTGCGTGCTAATGTGAGCCGTTTGTAATGAGGGTATTTGCATAAACACAAGTTATATCGCTTTGTGTGGCATGTGATCAGATGTGAATATATCTATAGTTATGTTATAAACATAATGCACTGAGGTATATTCATTATGAACATCATTACATAAACCACTTATATGCATGTACAGTATTAGTTTTTATTAGTGTATATCCCTAACTCATcttagttctatttatttatttattttcccttttgttgcccttgttgattaacATAGTTGTGGTTatggatgttgttggataggattgagagaaatggagagaggaggggaagacagagagggggagagaaagagagatacctgcagacctgcttcactgcttgtgtagcaactgccctgcaggtggagagccggggctcaaaccgggatccttatgccatccttgtgctttgggccacgtgcacttaacccgctgcaccaccgcctgactcccactcatCTTAGTTCTAATAAAGCTTAGCATAACCAAAATTCATCTGCTCTATTGtcaaagttcagggtgccagtatgccgggctagcttcgcggcaggagacagacgaccagggacacatggctgagcggagaagcagtatttctttattcaccagcgaacagttcaaaaaactaacctaatctaatcacaacccaattctatgctgcctctctctcctcaggcAGAAgaatcaggaaccaaggaagtacgtaaGATagagggcggggagaaggaagaagtgtaaactagcaaggactaaaccaaaatctcccggaggcagggggagtgagatcaaaccaatgtaacagaatgaccatgtaaatagaccacaatgtcaagcaatgtagcaGAAGGGATcgcagaagcagaactagaagcatatcaacactctattcttccctttaggtttctgatcaCTAAACAATTTATtcgactttatatcttaatgcttttcagctacaaagttgcagatgctatcatgatgccaacctgacctccttgggcagaggacctcaccaatgtgtcctggaatgtctacctctccggagccctaccccactagggaaagatagaaacaggctgggcatagGGATCAACCTGTAAACACCTATATTCAGTGAAGAAATCATTCCAGAAAccacaactcccacctcctgctcttcataaagatctttgatccatactcccaagagggataaagaacagggaaccttccaatggaggggatgggatacagagctctggtgatgggaattgtgtggaattgtacccctcttattccacaagcTTGTTGATCATCATCGAGTCCCTAatagagaacaacaacaacattaaagaATTGGGGTATACATTTCTTTCAGACTGATAGAAGTCATCTGCTTTGCAAAAGATGTTGGGGTATGCACAAaagataatttaattaaaaaattataaacaacACAACCCCTGTTGCAGGCTCATGTTATTCATGAGCTGCTCAATATACAAACATGAATCTTCAGGGCATGCAGACAACACAGAGAGCAAGAGATAAATATCTTCTGAaggggaagttgggcagtagcacagcaggttaagcacacatggcacaaagcacaaggacctgcataaggatcccggttcgagcccccagctccccacttgcaggggagtcgcttcataagcggtgaaacaggtctgcaggtgtctatctttctttccccctctctgtcttcccctcctctctccatttctctctgttctatccaacaacatcaataactacaacaataaaaaaacaagggagtaaataaatatttaaatatatgtatatatacagctTCCAAAGAAAGGAcgttatagactttaaaatcatacAGACTCATAATTTAAGTAACTTTGGCTCTAAGGATGCATTAAGGTATTCATCAAAACGAGTGTTGCTTTACAGATTCAGTGTAGAAACAGGCCTCTGATATTCCATTTCCTAGTGTAGTGTTCAAAAAGAAAGATCAGGACCAGAGAACACAAGATCTCCATGAGGTGAGCAAGACCCACAATGATGATTCCCGTCTCAAGTATCAGAACAAATATTTAAGGCTGTGAGCTACATTTCTGGCTATTGGGAGTCATCTgtcacatgtgtaggatgttacTGTAGTCATCAAACAGCCTGATCACATATTCATCTTATCAGATTGTACCCTTCTGACTCAAGACTGacatttcccccctcttctcaTGTGACAGGACACTCCATGCTTCTCATTCCTACctgtttccattttctttcatatttcacTTACTTTTCCAGCTGACACAATACTTTCCTCTTCCTGTCTGTTCAACATAGTCACCTGCATCTTCAAGACTCAGCTATGTCTCTGCAAGTAACGGGATTTCCCAGTGAGCTGTGGGGAATGGATACTTATATGTTGGTGGTAGGTATGATCCAGTAATCCTTACTTTGAGGAGTATGACGTtgtcctcaattaaaaaaagaaattattcacATGGCTGAAATGAGAGGTCTATAGTTCCTTGTTGAATGTGTGCTAAAAGTCATCGTATTTCCTTGGGTGTGTATGGTGGCCATAACTACAAATCTCATGTGAGCAAAAATTTAAGACAGAATTTCCTGTCAATACTAATAATCCTTCGAGTAAAAATAGCACTTTCTATATCtttgaaatataataaaaatgatatttagggagtcgggcggtagcgcagtggattaagtgcacacggcgcaaagcgcaagggccggcgtaaggatcctggttcaagtccctggctccccaccagcaggagagtcgcttcgcaagcggtgaagtaggtctgcaggtatctatctttctctcctctctgtcttcccctcctctctccatttctctgtgtcctatccaacaacaacaacagctatgacagcaataacaactataacaagcacaacaagaagggcaacaaaataggaataatagcctccaggagcagtggattcgtagtgcaggcactgagccccagcaataaccctggaggcaaaaaaaaaaaaaaagatatttatagaCAGCAACAATTTCATCCCATTTCAAAGGACAAAGTCAAGATTAAAACATGGAGTTATACGGAGCTACAGTCTTAACATCTGAGTCCTCTTTGACCACCATACTGACTGAGAAGGTCTGGATACTTGGTCCAGGTCAGCTGACCAGATACAGTGGATTCACACCTTCATTCATCATAGTTGAATTTCTTTTACAACTTCATTCATCATAGTTGAATTGCTTTCACACCTTCATTCATATTGGTTTCACACCTTCATTCATCATAGTTGAATTGCTTTCACACTTTCATTCATATTGGTTTCATATCTTCATTCATTATAGTTGAATTGCTTTCCCACCTTCATTCATCATAGTTGAATTGCTTTCACACCTTCATTCATATTGGTTTCACACCTTCATTCATCATAGTTGAATTGCTTTCACACCTTCATTCATATTGGTTTCACATCTTCATTCATATTGATTTCACACCTTTATTCATCATAGTTGAATTGCTTTCACACCTTCATTCATGTTGGTTTCACATCTTCATTCATCATAGTTACCTTTATAGGTATTTTGACATATTTTTTACTTTGACTTGAACACAGCTGACTAACTTGACACTGGGGTCCCCATATGAGAAGATTAATTGGTAAATTACAAATATTAGATCTCGGCTGCTAAATCCAATGTTCACATCATTAAAGAATTAAggttctgggcagtggtgcacccagttaaaatgcccacccccacctgcagagggtaagcttcaagtggtgaagcaatgcttcagggaTCTCTCTTTaccttcctctatctccctcagccctcttgatttctctttctttacaaTAAACATGGaattaaatttttgaaaaaaagaattgcagATGTGGAATCTCAGGATTTGAATCCTGAACGAGGCTCAGAAAAAGTGGTCGTTCCAATTGTCCTTCTCAAACATTTTTCTCAGAGCCCTCTTGATGTCTTTGTTCCTGAGACTGTAGATGAAGGGGTTCAGCATAGGGGTGACCACAGTGTACAGCACAGAGGCTGTTGCACTTGAATGTGATCCCTGAGCACCAATAGAACTAAGATACACTGCTAAGATTGTgcaataaaataagaagacaaCCAAAAGGTGAGAGGCACAGGTGGAAAAGGCTTTATACTTCCCCTGAGCTGAGGAGATTCTCAATATGGAGGAGACAATCTTAGAGTAAGAGTACAGGATCCCGGCAAATGGACCACCAGCCAACACTCCAGCAGACATATACAGCACAATGTTATTAAGAAGAGTGTCAGAACAGGCAAGTTGAATCATCTGTTTGAGTTCACAGAAAAAATGTGGGATTTCCTGGTTTCCACAAAAGGAGAGGGTAAGTACAGGAAAACACTCTAATAAGGAATGAATAGCACTTACAATCCAGCACACCAAAACCAGGAGTCCACAGAGCTGGGGACTCATGATGACCGTGTAGTGCAGAGGgtgacagatggccacatagcggtcataggccatcacAGTCAGGAGGAAGTCGTCTAATCCTGTGAAGAGTGTGAAAAAGTACATCTGTGTGATGCAGTCTGCATAGGTAATGGCTTTCCTCTGAGTCCGAATATTGTGCAGCATCTTGGGGATAATAGtggaggtgaagcagatgtccaccaaggacaggttggagaggaagaagtacatgggggtgtggaggTGGGAGTCTGAGCTGACGGCCAGGATGAGGAGAAGGTTTCCGGACACAGTGAGCAGGTACATGGACAGGAAGAGGCCAAAGAGGAGGGGCTGCAGTTCAGGGTCCTCTGTCAAACCCAGGAGGAGAAATTCTATGATTTCTGTTGAGTTCTCTCGCTCCATATCTTGAAAATgtctatagtaaaaagaatagtTTAGTGGGagacaggcggtagcgcagcgggttaagcgcacatggcgcaaagctccagGACCGGCATGaagatctggttcgagcccccggggcaggggagtcgcttcccaggcggtgaagcaggtctgcaggcctctatctttctctccccctctctgtcttctcctcctctatccatttctctctgttctatccaacaatgacgacatcaacaacaataatagctacaagaataataaaaaaaggacaacaagaaggaaagaaataaataaatgtttttaaaaaagaatagtttaGCTTAATTTTTTCCAAGAGGAAAATCATATATACAGATTCACAAGTATACGTAAACACATAAGATATAAATTAATGTGAAAGTAAAAATTTTTGTTGGCACTTTTAACACTGACTGTGATCTTCTTAGCTGAGAATATCCACAGTAAAGGAATCATGGTTAGTGTGTCTTATTTTCTGATCTAGCAAGATAAGGTTTatcaacacaaagcagaacttagactggaattggtgtattgcacccaagtaaaagactttggggtagagggtgagggttcaggtcctggaaaatgatagcagaggaggacctagtgggggttgaattgttatgtggaaaactgggaaatgttatgcatgtacaaactactgtattttactgttgagtgtaaaccattaatcccccaataaatttttttaaaaaaagaataatgtcatctttaaaaaaaaaaaaatttagtggcATGAGAggatttcaattaaaaaatagagagagcaaacattaaaaactgtatttttaaagataaccATGTACCCAAAGGGATTTCTAAGTGGACTGGAGAAACAAGTTAGAGAGAAGTGTGGAGAAAGTGGCCCACCCAAATGCCTATACGACCTGgcaaataaatggataaaataaGATGTACATTTCAGATGGACAGTCTGCTGACCAGGAAAAATATATGCCTGGATCCTttaatttgccaaaaaaaaaaaaaaaaaaaaaagtcagaaatgcTGGGGGATGGTTAAGGGAAATCTGTTATTTATAAATACCCCAGACAGAAAATCTTGGGTCTGAGAGACAACATGAATGGCAGatattaaataaacagaaaatgttCAAAATTAAAGATATTATAAACACAAAAATAATCACTTTAAAAATCTACTGCCGGAGGCCAGGCAGTCACACAGCTGGTtgcgtgcatgttacaatgcacagggtccTCTGTTTTGATTTTCTCTAACCTTCT from Erinaceus europaeus chromosome 23, mEriEur2.1, whole genome shotgun sequence includes:
- the LOC103116141 gene encoding olfactory receptor-like protein OLF4, which encodes MERENSTEIIEFLLLGLTEDPELQPLLFGLFLSMYLLTVSGNLLLILAVSSDSHLHTPMYFFLSNLSLVDICFTSTIIPKMLHNIRTQRKAITYADCITQMYFFTLFTGLDDFLLTVMAYDRYVAICHPLHYTVIMSPQLCGLLVLVCWIVSAIHSLLECFPVLTLSFCGNQEIPHFFCELKQMIQLACSDTLLNNIVLYMSAGVLAGGPFAGILYSYSKIVSSILRISSAQGKYKAFSTCASHLLVVFLFYCTILAVYLSSIGAQGSHSSATASVLYTVVTPMLNPFIYSLRNKDIKRALRKMFEKDNWNDHFF